The Leguminivora glycinivorella isolate SPB_JAAS2020 chromosome 1, LegGlyc_1.1, whole genome shotgun sequence genome includes a region encoding these proteins:
- the LOC125229783 gene encoding uncharacterized protein LOC125229783, with amino-acid sequence MVLDWIRYGYSIPFNTEVTQTHVPLNTLEQSEVADMKIAIQKLLDLGAISECHKVKNQYISKVFLAPKPNGGKRFILNLKGLNKFIAPCHFKMEDYRTASKLIPQNGFLATIDLTEAYLLIPIGMNDRKYLRFQFNNHIYEFNSMPYGLSVAPRVFTKIMKQVISNLRSRGFKSVIYLDDILCIGDTYQECLDNVKETLKLLQCLGFVINYDKSSLHPDQTCKFLGFEFNTQNLTIALPENKRNKIAQLLGKFLKLPKCTIREYSQLIGVLVSACPAVKYGWVYTKTLERQKYLELLKNNENFEAKIKPSRAILEDLNWWLNKVSTSNNCMRFPSFQLEIYSDASNSGWGAVCGKNKANGTWKSSERDSHINYLELLAVYLGLKSFAKNMTDCAILLRVDNTTAISYINRMGGIQFPHLNDLARTIWQWCEERNILIFASYINTTENIADPESRKIVNPDTEWELSNRAFESILHRFGKPTIDLFASRSNAKCQNFVSWKPDPDAIAVDAFTINWSENYFYAFPPFSLILKCLRKIVDDQAKGILVFPYWPSQPWFPLLQSLISSEIMFLNPNKNLLHSHYRDCHPLHRGLTLGVAKLCTKTNY; translated from the exons ATGGTTTTGGATTGGATCAGATATGGCTACTCAATCCCATTTAACACGGAGGTAACACAAACACATGTTCCGTTAAACACGCTTGAACAAAGTGAAGTGGCAGATATGAAAATAGCTATACAAAAGCTGTTAGATTTAGGAGCCATATCTGAGTGCCATAAAGTCAAAAACCAATATATATCTAAGGTTTTTCTTGCTCCAAAACCTAACGGAGGAAAGCGTTTTATCTTAAATTTAAAAGGCCTCAATAAATTTATTGCTCCCTGTCATTTTAAGATGGAGGATTATCGCACGGCCTCAAAACTCATTCCTCAAAATGGTTTTTTAGCCACAATAGACTTGACAGAAGCATATCTGCTCATACCTATAGGCATGAATGACAGGAAATACTTgagatttcaattcaataatcaTATATATGAATTTAACTCAATGCCATATGGGCTATCCGTAGCCCCTAGAGTATTCACAAAGATAATGAAACAAGTGATATCCAATTTGAGATCTCGAGGATTCAAATCTGTCATTTATTTAGACGATATTCTGTGCATAGGAGATACCTATCAAGAGTGCCTTGATAATGTTAAggaaactttaaaattattgcAATGTCTAGGATTTGTCATCAATTATGACAAGAGTTCTTTACATCCAGATCAGACTTGTAAATTTTTAGGCTTTGAATTCAATACCCAAAATTTGACCATTGCCTTACCCGAAAATAAACGCAACAAAATTGCACAATTACTTGGCAAATTCCTAAAACTCCCTAAATGTACCATTCGAGAGTACTCACAACTCATCGGTGTGTTAGTTTCAGCCTGCCCAGCTGTGAAATACGGTTGGGTTTATACAAAAACATTAGAAAGGCAAAAATatctcgagttattaaaaaataacgaaAATTTCGAAGCTAAAATTAAACCCTCTAGAGCCATATTGGAAGATCTTAACTGGTGGTTAAATAAAGTCAGTACATCTAATAATTGTATGAGATTCCCTAGCTTCCAACTCGAAAT TTACAGCGACGCATCCAACTCAGGTTGGGGCGCGGTCTGTGGAAAAAACAAGGCTAACGGCACGTGGAAGTCCTCAGAAAGGGATTCTCATATAAATTATTTAGAATTGCTGGCTGTTTATCTAGGATTAAAAAGCTTTGCGAAAAATATGACTGATTGTGCAATTTTACTGCGGGTCGATAACACGACCGCTATAAGTTATATAAATCGCATGGGGGGTATCCAGTTTCCACACCTGAACGACTTGGCTCGCACTATTTGGCAATGGTGCGAAGAGCGCAATATATTAATCTTCGCatcatacataaatacaacagAAAACATTGCGGACCCAGAGTCAAGGAAAATAGTTAACCCTGACACTGAATGGGAACTTTCAAATAGAGCGTTCGAATCTATATTACACCGGTTTGGTAAACCTACCATAGATTTATTTGCTTCTCGTTCGAATGCAAAATGCCAAAATTTCGTTTCGTGGAAACCCGACCCAGATGCGATAGCGGTCGATGCATTCACAATCAACTGgagtgaaaattatttttacgccTTTCCCcctttttcgttaattttaaaatgcctaagAAAGATCGTAGACGACCAAGCAAAAGGAATCTTAGTGTTTCCTTATTGGCCATCGCAACCTTGGTTCCCCTTGTTGCAGAGCCTCATCAGTTCGGAAATAATGTTTCTCAATCCGAATAAAAACTTGCTTCATTCGCATTACAGAGACTGCCACCCCCTGCACAGGGGACTCACTCTGGGGGTCGCAAAGCTCTGCACCAAGACAAATTATTGA